A window from Luteibacter flocculans encodes these proteins:
- a CDS encoding gluconokinase, with translation MITIVMGVSGSGKSTIGEGLATRLGIPFVDGDSLHPEANRAKMAAGVPLDDADRQPWLEAIVAEMDRHREAGDSLVLACSALKRRYRDFLRSGHDDVRFVYLRAPRELLAERLGHRSGHFFDPRLLDSQLATLEEPTEDEALRVDVALPPAEAVASIIRANCSA, from the coding sequence ATGATTACCATCGTCATGGGCGTCTCCGGCAGCGGCAAAAGCACGATCGGCGAAGGTCTGGCCACGCGCCTCGGCATCCCGTTCGTCGACGGCGACAGCCTGCATCCGGAAGCCAACCGCGCGAAGATGGCCGCGGGCGTGCCGTTGGATGACGCAGACCGACAGCCGTGGCTTGAAGCCATCGTGGCGGAAATGGATCGCCATCGCGAAGCCGGTGACTCGTTGGTGCTGGCCTGCTCGGCGTTGAAGCGGCGTTATCGCGATTTCTTGCGGAGCGGGCACGACGACGTACGTTTCGTCTATCTGCGTGCGCCACGCGAACTCCTGGCCGAACGCCTAGGCCATCGTAGTGGCCACTTCTTCGACCCGCGTCTCCTCGACAGCCAGTTGGCGACCCTCGAGGAACCTACCGAGGACGAAGCCCTGCGGGTCGACGTGGCACTGCCGCCGGCTGAAGCGGTGGCATCGATCATTCGCGCG
- the ltaE gene encoding low-specificity L-threonine aldolase → MQTIDLRSDTVTRPTDAMREAMLRAPVGDDVYGEDPTVNALQERLAADLGFAAALFVPTGTQSNLLALMSHCERGDEYIVGADAHTYRFEGGGAAVLGSIQPQPIPQEADGTLPLDKVEAAIKPIDPHFARSRLLALENTWHGRPLPFDYLGKARELASRRGLGFHLDGARLFNAAVAYGRPARDVVAGFDSVSVCFSKGLGAPVGSVLLGSTDLIERAKRWRKVAGGGWRQAGMLAAAALHALDHHVARLAEDHARAARLAEGLGTIDGLTVKGCHTNMVFVDVPAARLADLATHTAAHGVRLSIGYLPSIRLVTHLDVDDAAIERTIAAFASFAY, encoded by the coding sequence ATGCAGACGATCGACCTGCGCAGCGATACCGTGACCCGGCCCACCGATGCCATGCGCGAAGCGATGCTGCGTGCGCCGGTAGGCGATGACGTGTACGGCGAAGACCCGACGGTCAATGCCTTGCAGGAACGCCTGGCCGCCGACCTCGGTTTCGCGGCGGCGCTGTTCGTCCCCACGGGCACGCAGAGCAACCTGCTGGCGCTGATGAGTCACTGCGAGCGCGGCGACGAATACATCGTAGGTGCCGACGCACACACGTACCGCTTCGAGGGCGGTGGCGCGGCGGTGCTCGGTTCCATCCAGCCGCAGCCGATTCCGCAGGAGGCGGACGGTACGCTGCCGTTGGACAAGGTCGAAGCCGCGATCAAGCCGATCGATCCGCATTTCGCGCGATCCCGCCTGCTCGCCCTGGAGAACACCTGGCACGGTCGTCCCTTGCCGTTCGATTACCTGGGTAAGGCGCGCGAACTCGCGAGCCGCCGTGGTCTCGGGTTCCATCTGGATGGCGCGCGCCTGTTCAACGCCGCGGTGGCCTATGGACGGCCGGCACGCGACGTCGTGGCCGGGTTCGACAGCGTGTCGGTCTGCTTCTCCAAGGGCCTTGGCGCACCGGTGGGCTCCGTCCTGTTGGGCAGCACGGACCTGATCGAGCGGGCCAAGCGCTGGCGCAAGGTGGCCGGCGGCGGCTGGCGTCAGGCGGGCATGCTCGCCGCGGCAGCGCTGCATGCGCTGGATCACCACGTGGCGCGCCTCGCCGAAGACCATGCGCGTGCGGCCCGTCTCGCGGAGGGGCTGGGCACCATCGACGGTCTCACCGTGAAGGGCTGCCATACGAACATGGTGTTCGTGGACGTACCGGCGGCGCGGCTGGCCGATCTTGCCACGCACACGGCGGCGCACGGCGTGCGCCTGAGCATCGGTTACCTGCCGTCGATCCGGCTGGTGACGCACCTCGACGTGGACGATGCGGCGATCGAGCGCACGATCGCCGCGTTCGCGTCGTTTGCCTACTGA
- a CDS encoding N-acetylmuramoyl-L-alanine amidase produces MGQHQQRLPRRMITHLGRAARRAGIVTGAVAMVLLAACATAPRVPPQRSSLAHWTPSPNYNARKAQIIVLHHTSIGNAAEALHVLRTRNSEGQVSAHYLVEADGRIDQLVDDGDRAWHAGASHWAGISDLNSSSIGIEIDNDGESPFTEPQIQALVRLLADLTSRLGIPREAVVGHGDIAPGRKNDPSVKFPWATLARYGFGLWPDATLIPAPPGFDSLAAMRLVGYDVSNPRSAIIAFHRHYRAMETDTLDNTDAAILYSLQRKLMAPRQ; encoded by the coding sequence ATGGGTCAGCACCAGCAGCGACTTCCGCGTCGAATGATCACGCACCTCGGCAGGGCTGCCCGCCGCGCCGGCATCGTGACCGGCGCGGTTGCCATGGTTCTGCTGGCGGCATGCGCCACTGCACCGCGCGTGCCGCCGCAACGCAGCTCGCTCGCGCACTGGACGCCCTCGCCGAACTACAACGCGCGCAAGGCGCAGATCATCGTGTTGCACCACACGTCCATCGGCAATGCGGCAGAGGCGCTGCACGTGCTGCGCACACGCAACAGCGAAGGCCAGGTGAGCGCGCACTATCTCGTGGAAGCCGATGGCCGCATCGATCAGCTCGTGGACGACGGCGATCGCGCGTGGCACGCAGGCGCGTCGCACTGGGCCGGCATCTCGGATCTCAACTCGTCGTCGATCGGCATCGAGATCGATAACGATGGCGAGTCGCCTTTCACCGAGCCGCAGATCCAGGCGCTGGTGCGGCTGCTCGCCGATCTGACCTCACGACTTGGCATACCCCGCGAAGCGGTGGTCGGTCATGGCGACATTGCGCCGGGTCGCAAGAACGACCCGAGCGTCAAGTTTCCTTGGGCCACCCTCGCTCGCTACGGTTTCGGCCTCTGGCCCGACGCCACGCTGATCCCCGCCCCGCCCGGTTTCGACAGCCTCGCGGCGATGCGCCTGGTGGGCTATGACGTCTCCAATCCGCGCAGCGCCATCATCGCCTTCCATCGCCATTACCGGGCCATGGAAACCGACACGCTCGACAACACCGACGCCGCGATCCTCTATTCGCTGCAGCGCAAGCTGATGGCGCCGCGTCAGTAG
- the zapE gene encoding cell division protein ZapE, giving the protein MNCSESTPGERYRDGIAGHRWESDPAQLPVIAEFDRLHAALCAPQPAQVGGLFGRLRSMLGNEPRTAVPGLYLWGSVGRGKTFLMDLFVSSLAPGLALRRHFHRFMLEVHAMLRELGERQNPLDEVAERLAAKCRVLCLDEFLVSDIGDAMILAGLLDGLFARGVTLVTTSNTPPQGLYKDGLQRARFLPAIAAIEKHCVVHEMISPRDWRLRALSQASVYLVPPGAEAERSLAKIFVAQAQGDVVEGGTMDLSGREVAVRKRAENIVWFDFPALCEGPRAVADYIELAKAYPAVILSNVPQFTVYSENEAKRFVLLVDEFYDRQVKLVISAAAPITELYDGAKVRAEFGRTESRLIEMQSEDYLGRDHKP; this is encoded by the coding sequence ATGAACTGTTCGGAATCGACGCCCGGCGAACGCTACCGGGACGGCATCGCGGGCCACCGCTGGGAGTCCGACCCGGCCCAGTTGCCGGTAATCGCAGAGTTCGACCGCCTGCACGCCGCATTGTGCGCACCACAACCAGCCCAGGTCGGTGGCCTGTTCGGTCGCCTGCGCAGCATGCTCGGCAACGAGCCGCGCACCGCAGTACCCGGCCTCTACCTGTGGGGTAGCGTCGGCCGCGGCAAGACCTTCCTGATGGACCTGTTCGTCTCGAGCCTGGCGCCCGGCCTCGCGCTGCGCCGTCACTTCCACCGCTTCATGCTCGAAGTGCACGCGATGCTGCGCGAACTGGGCGAGCGTCAGAACCCCCTGGACGAAGTGGCGGAACGACTGGCGGCGAAGTGCCGCGTGCTCTGCCTGGACGAATTTCTGGTCTCGGACATCGGCGACGCAATGATTCTCGCCGGCTTGCTCGACGGGCTGTTCGCACGCGGCGTCACCCTCGTGACCACCTCCAACACGCCGCCGCAGGGCCTCTACAAGGACGGCCTCCAGCGCGCCCGCTTCCTGCCCGCGATCGCCGCGATCGAGAAGCACTGCGTGGTTCACGAAATGATCTCGCCGCGCGATTGGCGCCTGCGCGCGCTGAGCCAGGCTTCGGTATACCTCGTACCACCCGGCGCGGAAGCGGAGCGCTCGCTGGCGAAGATCTTCGTCGCGCAAGCGCAGGGCGACGTCGTGGAAGGCGGCACCATGGATCTCAGCGGCCGCGAGGTCGCGGTGCGCAAGCGGGCAGAGAACATTGTCTGGTTCGATTTCCCGGCCCTGTGCGAAGGGCCGCGCGCTGTCGCCGACTACATCGAACTGGCCAAGGCCTATCCGGCGGTCATCCTGTCCAACGTGCCCCAATTCACTGTCTACTCCGAGAACGAGGCCAAGCGCTTCGTGCTCCTCGTGGACGAGTTCTACGATCGCCAGGTGAAGCTCGTGATATCGGCCGCCGCGCCGATCACCGAGCTTTACGACGGCGCCAAGGTACGCGCCGAGTTCGGTCGCACCGAGTCGCGACTCATCGAGATGCAGAGCGAGGACTACCTCGGCCGTGACCATAAACCCTGA
- a CDS encoding alpha/beta hydrolase, protein MSFALDGPAGKLECEAHAAAPDVARNAIAVICHPLSTDGGSMRNKVVTMIERSLRESGVDTVIFNFRGVGHSEGTFDHGQGESDDLAAVVAWARKTSPTAALWLAGFSFGSYVTLRNAVRLDAAALISIAPPAAGRGWDFGPIELPSCHWLVVMGDADEIVEPQAVYDWIDGLPEGRKPQLVRMEDTSHFFHRRLMDLRGAIKNAVKDWLPGPRTA, encoded by the coding sequence ATGAGCTTCGCGCTCGACGGCCCCGCGGGCAAGCTCGAATGCGAAGCGCACGCCGCCGCGCCTGACGTGGCCCGCAACGCCATCGCCGTGATCTGCCACCCACTCTCCACCGACGGCGGCAGCATGCGCAACAAGGTGGTGACGATGATCGAGCGCTCGCTGCGCGAGTCGGGCGTCGACACGGTCATCTTCAACTTCCGCGGCGTTGGCCACTCTGAAGGCACCTTCGACCACGGGCAGGGTGAAAGCGACGACCTCGCCGCCGTGGTGGCCTGGGCACGCAAGACAAGCCCCACCGCCGCACTGTGGCTGGCCGGCTTCTCCTTCGGCAGCTACGTCACCCTGCGCAACGCCGTGCGCCTGGATGCCGCCGCGCTCATCAGCATTGCGCCGCCAGCGGCCGGTCGCGGCTGGGATTTCGGACCGATCGAGCTGCCGTCGTGCCACTGGCTCGTCGTGATGGGCGACGCGGACGAGATCGTAGAGCCGCAGGCCGTCTACGACTGGATCGATGGCCTTCCGGAAGGCCGCAAGCCGCAACTGGTCCGGATGGAAGACACCAGCCATTTCTTCCATCGCCGGCTCATGGATCTGCGCGGGGCGATCAAGAACGCCGTCAAGGATTGGCTGCCGGGACCGCGCACGGCATGA
- a CDS encoding ACP phosphodiesterase, with the protein MNVLAHALLAGHDPALRLGGVMGDFVRGTPDPSLPSRVRDGIRLHRAIDVFTDAHPEVAAARERLPAPFRRYAGILLDVWFDHLLARDFPAWSDVPLATFSNGLRGEMHSAAPLLPDGLKRFLAYMERHDLPAGYARIERVEGAFAGISQRLSRANPVADGVPVLVAQASALEDAFARFFPDLRAFAAGWVAERDALT; encoded by the coding sequence ATGAACGTCCTCGCGCATGCCTTGCTGGCCGGCCACGATCCGGCGTTGCGCCTGGGTGGTGTGATGGGCGATTTCGTCAGGGGAACGCCCGATCCCTCGTTGCCGTCGCGGGTGCGCGACGGCATCCGCCTGCATCGCGCCATCGACGTTTTCACTGACGCGCATCCGGAGGTGGCTGCGGCGCGAGAGCGGCTGCCAGCCCCGTTCCGCCGCTATGCCGGCATCCTGCTCGACGTTTGGTTCGATCATCTGCTGGCGCGCGATTTTCCGGCATGGAGCGACGTGCCGCTGGCGACCTTCTCCAACGGACTGCGCGGCGAGATGCACTCGGCAGCGCCCTTGTTGCCCGACGGCCTGAAGCGTTTTCTTGCCTACATGGAGAGGCACGACCTGCCGGCGGGCTATGCCCGGATCGAGCGCGTGGAAGGGGCATTCGCGGGGATATCGCAGCGGTTGTCGCGAGCGAACCCCGTCGCGGACGGGGTACCGGTGCTGGTCGCGCAGGCCAGCGCGCTCGAAGATGCCTTTGCCCGATTCTTTCCCGACCTGCGCGCGTTCGCGGCAGGCTGGGTGGCGGAGCGCGACGCGCTTACTTGA
- a CDS encoding c-type cytochrome — protein sequence MRQFSWLTAGLSVLAVMLMVIAYTIYSHIPKEQDPAVAKRTEARIAPVGGVYAGDTGRAAMLAAQEAAAKAAASQVAYGGSTDGKTIYDNLCHSCHTAGVAGAPKLGDKAAWSARIAQGIATLTKHAIEGYNGPDGNHMPAKGGNPALTDEQVSNTVKWMADQVK from the coding sequence ATGCGTCAGTTCTCGTGGCTGACCGCCGGCCTGAGCGTGTTGGCCGTGATGTTGATGGTGATCGCATACACCATCTACAGCCACATTCCGAAGGAGCAGGACCCGGCCGTAGCCAAGCGGACCGAGGCGCGCATCGCGCCGGTGGGCGGCGTCTATGCCGGCGACACCGGCCGCGCAGCCATGCTGGCCGCCCAGGAAGCCGCCGCCAAGGCCGCCGCCTCGCAGGTCGCCTACGGCGGCAGCACCGACGGCAAGACGATCTACGACAACCTCTGCCATAGCTGCCACACGGCAGGCGTGGCCGGGGCGCCCAAGCTGGGCGACAAGGCAGCATGGTCGGCGCGCATCGCTCAGGGCATTGCCACCCTGACCAAGCACGCGATCGAAGGCTATAACGGTCCGGACGGCAACCACATGCCGGCCAAGGGCGGCAATCCTGCCCTGACCGACGAGCAGGTGAGCAACACCGTCAAGTGGATGGCCGATCAGGTCAAGTAA
- a CDS encoding efflux RND transporter periplasmic adaptor subunit yields MSRFWKIALAVIVVVVIAGIFIVPRLGGHGGANGQAGKANGDGQGTDQPPVPVTVVPVVAQDVPVYLTATGTAQARNSVVVRPQVGGQLMKLNFQEGQEVKAGDVIAEIDPRTIQSQYDQAVAKLRQDQAAVATAKNNLERSQNLVSKGGQQYVSKQDLDNLKNTLDQANAAVAADQGSIRASQVQLGFTKVIAPITGLAGIRAVDVGNIVATGDTIVTLTEVHPIYVTFNLPEKNLDLVRTSIREQGDTPLLVDALDRIDAHVVSTGHLDVIDNTIDTTTGTFRLRALFDNQNTELWPGQFVNARLKVRTVKNGLVVPAQAVQRGPDGDYVYLVQGDNTVKMQPVETATEVGDSHVLIGKGLKLGEKVVTEGQFRLKPGSKVQPLAPGQVPAAPTAEELQKAKQGQQGKGGRRGG; encoded by the coding sequence ATGTCGCGTTTTTGGAAGATCGCGCTGGCCGTCATCGTTGTTGTGGTGATCGCGGGCATTTTCATCGTTCCCCGTCTGGGCGGCCATGGCGGCGCCAACGGGCAGGCCGGCAAGGCCAATGGCGATGGGCAGGGTACGGACCAGCCACCGGTGCCCGTCACGGTCGTGCCTGTGGTCGCCCAGGATGTCCCCGTCTACCTCACGGCCACCGGTACCGCGCAGGCGCGTAATTCGGTGGTCGTACGACCCCAGGTCGGCGGCCAGCTCATGAAGCTCAACTTCCAGGAAGGCCAGGAAGTGAAGGCCGGTGACGTGATCGCGGAGATCGACCCGCGCACGATCCAGTCGCAGTACGACCAGGCCGTGGCGAAGCTGCGCCAGGACCAGGCGGCTGTCGCCACGGCGAAGAACAACCTCGAGCGTTCGCAGAACCTGGTCAGCAAGGGCGGCCAGCAGTATGTGTCCAAGCAGGATCTGGACAACCTCAAGAACACGCTCGATCAGGCTAACGCCGCAGTGGCCGCGGACCAGGGTTCGATCCGCGCCTCGCAGGTGCAGTTGGGCTTTACCAAGGTGATCGCACCGATCACCGGTCTTGCCGGCATCCGCGCCGTCGACGTCGGCAACATCGTGGCCACGGGCGACACGATCGTGACGTTGACCGAGGTCCACCCGATCTACGTGACGTTCAACCTGCCCGAGAAGAACCTCGATCTCGTCCGCACCTCCATCCGCGAGCAGGGCGACACGCCCCTGCTGGTCGATGCGCTGGACCGCATCGATGCGCATGTGGTGTCCACCGGCCACCTCGACGTCATCGACAACACGATCGACACCACCACGGGCACGTTCCGCCTGCGTGCGCTGTTCGACAACCAGAACACCGAGCTGTGGCCCGGCCAGTTCGTCAATGCGCGCCTCAAGGTCCGTACCGTGAAGAACGGCCTCGTGGTTCCCGCGCAGGCGGTGCAACGTGGCCCGGATGGCGACTACGTGTACCTCGTGCAGGGCGACAACACGGTCAAGATGCAGCCCGTGGAAACCGCGACCGAAGTCGGCGACAGCCACGTGCTGATCGGCAAGGGCCTCAAGCTGGGCGAAAAGGTCGTCACCGAAGGCCAGTTCCGCCTGAAGCCGGGTTCCAAGGTGCAGCCGCTGGCCCCGGGCCAGGTACCGGCCGCGCCGACGGCGGAAGAATTGCAGAAGGCCAAGCAGGGCCAGCAGGGCAAGGGCGGACGCCGGGGCGGCTGA